GGGACGCAGACCTACCTCCTGGCCGCATCGCACAAGTTCCGCGGCTATAGCTACATGAACCCCTGCCACGCGGGGCAGAGGTACATGAGGTTTCAGGGCGTGGACCGGGAGATCGCGGTTATGGGGGATGTCCACACGCCCGCCTTCCTGCACTACTACGACGGCCCGAAGGAGCGCCTGAGCTTGGTGGCGGGGTCGCTGAACGTAGACTCCATGTACGCCAACCGCTACTTCAGCATCTTCACCCAGCCGCACTATCCCTGCGTCCTGCTTGACCATAAGGCGCACGAATTTTCCCCCTTCAAGACCCTGGCGGCGTGGAAGAGGGCGGTGAAGTGAGGCACCTGCCATACGTCCTGTTCCTGCTAGGGTCCCTCTGCTTCATGGCGGGCACAATTCTTCTGTGGGCGCGGGAGGTTAGGCCATGACCTGCAGCACTTCCAATCGGCAAGGCACTTGGCTTTTTGAGCTGACCGAGGACGACGACCCGGAGGAATCATGCAAGAGCAAGGCACTCATTCCGGCGTGCCGTGCGCCGAGGACATCGCACCGCAACGCGACACCAGCTTCCGCGCCTTCGCCCAGGAGGTAGAGGAATCGCTGAACGGCTTCGCCAAGAGCAAGGGCTACACCACGGACGGGGCGGAGCGGGGCAACCACCTGCTGGCGTTCTGTGAAAGCCTTGGGATCTCTCGCCACCACTCGGTGGCTGAGGCGATCTATAAACTCACCGAGCACCTGAAAACTCCGCGCCGCGTCTTGCTGGTGAAGGCCTGTGGATGGATGTTCCTCGAATGGCGCCGGACGCTCAATCCGTAAGACTGGCCGCAATTTCCCGCTGCACCGATGAGCTCGCCCGCGTCCGCGCCCTGCGGCCGCTCCACCCCGAGCAGCTGGACGGCCTGCTCGTCGGAGAACTGGACTGGCTCTCCGAACTATCCCGCCTTTTGCACAGCCCGTAAGTTCACGAAAACACGGTAAATATAGTGCTTGACACGGGTTTACCCGTAGGTGTACCGTGTATCTCGTGATGAACGGCAACCGACTCCCGACCCATAACTGCTTGCGCTGCGGCCACTCGTGGCATCCCCGCAAAGAGGAGCGCCCCGAGATTTGCCCGAAGTGCAAGTCGGCATGGTGGGACAAGCCGCGAACCAAGAAAGCCCTTGACAAGCCCGGGCGCCGGGGTAAGATGGCGCGCGAAAGGGCGGTGAAGCCGTGACCCAACGTCCGATAACAGATATTATGTTAACTATATAATCTGCCTGTGGTCGCGGCATCGCCCTGCGCGCTGAGCTATAGAGCTATAGAAATGAGGCCAGTTCTGCCCGGAAGCGCCCCAGCTCCTCTACCCTCTCCGGAGTAGCCTCCAGGGTCTCGCCCTTGGCCTGGAATACCTGCCGGGCGCCCTTCGTGACCAGGACTCCCATGACCTCCCCCATCCGCCAGCCGGGGGTGCCAATCATCTTCAGCCCCTCCGGGGTGGGCTCGACCAGGGCGATGCAGTCGCCCTTCAGAATGCCCAGCGACCTAGGAAAGCGCTCGAAGGTCTGGAACTCGAAGCCGGCCTGGGCTAGGCGGACAAGTTGTTCCTCTGGATGTGGCATGGGAGGTCAGTTCTTGTCGGAGAGATCCTTCGACTCGGCCGCCGCAGCGGCCCTGCTCAGGATGACCGCTGCGGGCTCCCGGCTGCCACGGCGGCCTCACGCCCGCAAAGCGCGGTCACATCTTGTATCGGCCCAGGTCCTCGTCGTTCAGGTTCTCCAGCCACTTGCGCAGCTCTTCGCTCGACACCTTGTCAGTCACGGAGCTGGCAAGCTTGGAGGACTTGAGCACCGTATCCTCGACGAAGATGGGGCAATCGAGGCGCAGGGCCAGGGCGAGGGCGTCCGAGGGGCGGGAGTCCACGCTGATGACGCGGCCTTCGCGCTCCAGCCAGATGACGGCGAAGAAGGTGTCCTCGCGCAAGTCGCTCACCACGACTTTGTGCACCTGAGTATCCAGCCCCACCAGCAGGTTCTTGATGAGGTCGTGGGTCATGGGCCGGGGGGTGGTGACCTTCTCGATCTCGAGCGCGATGGCGTTGGCCTCGTAGATGCCGACCCAGATGGGCAGCACGGCGTCACCGGAAACGTCTTTGAGGATCACGATGGGCATGTTGGTGACCGGGTCCATCATCAGCCCGCGGATTTTCATTTCGACTTCCATCGTGCCCTCCTCGTCCGGCTAGACTACCATTTCCCCTGCCAGGCTGTTGGGAAAGCTCTGGGTGACGTACACGTTCCGGTACTCCCCGGGCTTCAAGTCCGTGCCCTCCCCCCCGGTGAAGTTCACCGTCTTGTTCTGCGAAGAGCGGCCGATCCACTGCCCACGGGCCTCCCTCCTACCCTCAACCATTACTTGAAGGGTCTGGCCGACGTGCCGCCGGTAGTTCTTCACCTGGATGCCCCGCTGGTGCTCCATGAGGACGGCCAGGCGGCGGGCCTTCTCCTGCTCCGGGATGCTGTCCGGCATAGCCAGCGCCGGGGTGTTGGGCCGGGGCGAGTACTTGAAGGTGAAGACGCCGTCGTAGCCCACCTGGTCCAGCAGGCTCAGGGTCTCTTCAAAGTCGGCCTCGGTCTCTCCCGGAAATCCAACGATGACGTCGGTGGTGAGGCTGGGCTGGCGGCGGGAGGCCTTCAACCAGCTGATGCGCTCCAGGTACTGCTCCCGTGTGTACTCGCGCAGCATGGCCTTGAG
This Terriglobales bacterium DNA region includes the following protein-coding sequences:
- a CDS encoding bifunctional nuclease family protein, coding for MEVEMKIRGLMMDPVTNMPIVILKDVSGDAVLPIWVGIYEANAIALEIEKVTTPRPMTHDLIKNLLVGLDTQVHKVVVSDLREDTFFAVIWLEREGRVISVDSRPSDALALALRLDCPIFVEDTVLKSSKLASSVTDKVSSEELRKWLENLNDEDLGRYKM